In one window of Irregularibacter muris DNA:
- a CDS encoding ABC transporter permease encodes MKISIIRSKFKKVFIVLFWVFIWEIVAGRINQEIYLPSPFSTCKAFYRLLFIKDTYRTILFSSYRTIFGFILSCFWGIVLGYFCGINDFLYDLFNPFISTLRTVPVMSIIIIALLWFQDTHVPVFVAFLMGFPILWINTVMGIKNTDKKLLEMCKVYQVKKLRVIQSVYFPSALPYIKSAMISALGIGWKVTSAAEVLSLPKYSIGRFLYDSKVYLEVPDLFAWTVMIVILSFLFEKTLMGLLDTKSSKIDTHRENPL; translated from the coding sequence ATGAAGATTTCTATTATTCGGAGTAAATTTAAGAAAGTATTCATAGTATTATTTTGGGTTTTCATATGGGAGATAGTCGCTGGGAGAATCAATCAGGAGATCTATCTCCCTTCTCCCTTTTCCACATGTAAAGCCTTCTATCGCTTATTGTTTATAAAAGATACCTACAGGACCATATTATTTAGCTCCTATCGGACCATTTTTGGATTTATATTGTCTTGCTTTTGGGGAATCGTTCTTGGGTATTTCTGCGGAATCAATGACTTTTTATATGACTTATTCAATCCCTTCATTAGCACTCTCCGCACTGTACCTGTAATGTCTATTATCATCATTGCTCTTTTATGGTTTCAAGATACCCATGTACCCGTATTTGTGGCCTTTCTCATGGGTTTCCCTATTCTATGGATAAATACAGTGATGGGGATAAAAAATACCGATAAAAAACTTCTAGAAATGTGCAAAGTGTATCAGGTAAAAAAGCTCAGGGTGATTCAATCTGTATATTTTCCTTCGGCCTTGCCCTATATAAAATCTGCCATGATCTCTGCATTAGGGATTGGCTGGAAAGTGACATCCGCAGCGGAAGTTTTAAGTCTACCTAAATACTCCATTGGAAGATTTCTTTATGATTCAAAAGTATATTTGGAAGTACCGGATTTATTTGCATGGACTGTGATGATCGTAATCCTAAGCTTCCTCTTCGAAAAAACCCTTATGGGACTACTGGATACAAAATCCTCTAAAATAGATACACATAGGGAGAATCCGTTATGA
- a CDS encoding ABC transporter substrate-binding protein, translated as MKKMNLFLVFLLAFSLLFSGCASKQSNEGTPTEAVKSLPEEPTKVTIAGLKGPTSIGMIKMIDEKTLNGDEYKVDYIAEGAPDSLTGKIINGDIQISSVPINLASVLYNKTKGAVQIMGLNTIGNLYIVGSEEISSLQNLEGKTLGMSGKGSTPDYAMNYLLEENGLQDKVELDYALDHASLAQSIIAGDTKIALLPQPFVTQVTMKNPDVKILMDLNEEWKKATKGESELITGAIIVNKEFAQNNKEFVSEFLKQYEASVNWVNENPADASVLVEKNDIMPSAALVEKAIPHSGITYKLAKDEKESINHFYKILLDANPASIGGNLPDEDFYYSE; from the coding sequence ATGAAAAAAATGAATTTATTCTTGGTATTCCTATTGGCATTTAGCCTTTTATTTTCAGGTTGTGCTTCAAAACAATCAAATGAAGGTACGCCTACTGAAGCTGTGAAGTCCCTACCAGAAGAACCTACAAAGGTGACTATCGCGGGATTAAAGGGGCCCACTTCCATAGGTATGATTAAAATGATAGATGAAAAAACTTTAAATGGTGATGAATATAAGGTAGACTACATCGCCGAAGGTGCTCCAGATAGCCTAACGGGAAAAATTATCAATGGGGATATACAGATTTCCTCTGTTCCTATCAACTTGGCTTCTGTTTTATACAATAAAACAAAAGGTGCAGTACAAATTATGGGATTAAATACGATAGGAAATTTATATATCGTAGGTAGTGAAGAGATTTCTTCCCTACAGAATTTAGAAGGAAAAACCTTAGGAATGAGTGGTAAGGGTTCTACCCCTGATTATGCAATGAATTATCTTTTAGAGGAAAATGGACTACAAGATAAGGTTGAGCTAGATTATGCCTTAGATCATGCAAGCCTTGCCCAAAGCATTATTGCTGGGGATACCAAAATTGCTCTTTTGCCCCAGCCTTTTGTTACCCAAGTGACCATGAAAAATCCAGATGTCAAAATACTTATGGATTTAAATGAGGAGTGGAAAAAGGCTACCAAAGGAGAAAGTGAACTGATCACTGGAGCCATCATTGTAAATAAAGAATTTGCCCAAAACAACAAGGAATTTGTCTCCGAGTTTCTAAAGCAATATGAGGCTTCTGTAAATTGGGTAAACGAAAATCCTGCCGATGCATCTGTATTGGTAGAAAAAAATGATATTATGCCCAGTGCAGCTTTAGTAGAAAAAGCCATTCCTCACTCTGGCATAACCTACAAGCTTGCCAAGGATGAAAAAGAAAGCATAAACCATTTCTATAAAATATTATTGGATGCCAATCCAGCTTCAATAGGGGGAAATTTGCCTGATGAAGATTTCTATTATTCGGAGTAA
- a CDS encoding CDP-alcohol phosphatidyltransferase family protein, which translates to MNFNHKEWFTIPNILSCARIILIPIFISSYIHAMKSGDYYIPGMIIILSGLTDLLDGLIARKFNQITELGKVLDPIADKLTQGAIVFTLMFRYRKMWILVALFMIKELSMAINSFILFRRGKKLDGSLWFGKLSTTVFYATMTVLIIFPRISLATTHLLMGITGIFLLLSFVMYTKVFLNMHHSDTQGNKKLI; encoded by the coding sequence ATGAATTTTAATCATAAAGAATGGTTTACCATTCCTAATATTTTATCCTGTGCTCGTATTATTCTTATCCCTATTTTTATATCTAGCTATATTCATGCAATGAAATCAGGAGATTATTATATCCCTGGAATGATTATTATTTTATCAGGATTAACAGATTTACTAGATGGATTGATTGCACGAAAATTTAATCAGATTACTGAATTGGGAAAGGTTCTCGATCCCATTGCAGACAAACTAACCCAGGGGGCCATTGTGTTCACCTTAATGTTTCGCTATAGAAAAATGTGGATATTAGTGGCACTATTTATGATAAAAGAACTTTCTATGGCTATTAACAGCTTTATTCTATTTCGTAGAGGAAAGAAGCTGGATGGATCTCTATGGTTTGGAAAGCTTTCAACCACAGTTTTTTATGCAACCATGACCGTCCTCATTATATTTCCCAGAATCAGTCTTGCCACCACCCATCTCTTAATGGGTATTACAGGAATTTTTCTATTATTATCCTTTGTTATGTATACTAAAGTATTTTTAAATATGCATCATTCAGATACTCAAGGGAATAAAAAGCTTATCTAA
- a CDS encoding response regulator transcription factor gives MNHLINILLVEDDESLNRGISFTLKKEGYRVFSATCLEEGRRIYNEENIHLIVLDVGLPDGDGFEFCKEIKKSSDVFIIFLTACIQEVDIVTGYDLGADDYIPKPFSLMVLISKVNAVLRRRITNRESQKIQCKDITYYPKTMRIYKNNEEIFLSKVEFKLFKYFMDNPQQVISKEQFFSQLWDIEGDFLDESTLPVNIRRLREKIEDDPSKPKYIKTIRGIGYTWTERCIRQ, from the coding sequence ATGAATCATTTAATCAATATATTATTAGTAGAAGATGACGAATCCTTAAATAGAGGGATTAGCTTTACATTGAAAAAAGAAGGGTATAGGGTTTTTTCAGCAACTTGCCTAGAGGAAGGCAGAAGGATATATAATGAAGAGAATATTCATCTTATTGTACTAGATGTAGGATTACCTGATGGAGATGGATTTGAATTTTGTAAGGAAATCAAGAAGTCATCGGATGTTTTCATTATATTTCTCACCGCTTGCATCCAAGAAGTAGATATTGTTACGGGTTATGATTTAGGGGCTGATGATTATATACCCAAACCCTTTAGTCTCATGGTTCTTATCTCTAAGGTTAATGCAGTTTTAAGAAGAAGGATTACAAATAGAGAAAGTCAGAAAATCCAATGCAAGGATATCACTTACTATCCGAAAACCATGAGAATATATAAAAATAATGAAGAAATCTTTCTATCAAAAGTAGAATTTAAATTATTTAAATATTTTATGGACAACCCCCAACAAGTAATTTCTAAGGAACAGTTCTTCAGCCAATTATGGGACATAGAAGGGGATTTTTTAGATGAAAGTACCCTTCCAGTAAATATTAGAAGACTCAGGGAAAAAATTGAGGATGACCCCTCTAAACCTAAATATATCAAGACTATTCGGGGCATAGGATATACATGGACGGAGAGGTGTATTAGACAATGA
- a CDS encoding sensor histidine kinase yields MILRKEPAIKKAFIILVVGITFITLMIILNNYFFISQFENGGIKISEGPGSQFLWRSIVPMLLVIALNVILFIYVLKQIINKLEKMSLAIDRIMDGDFSIISNVDQEGILSRLESQFYQMSRRVQLSMDNINTEKEKVKSLVTDISHQIRTPLASIKIFNSLLIQGGLEKQEEEEFFKRTENEVDKLEWLANSLVKISTMESGIIQLKKEKENIKKTILEAVNGVYLDALEKNIEININNLESIYIDHDTKWTKEAIFNVLDNAIKYTPENGQVHISLEKLETYIKIDIQDTGIGIPQKDRGKIFERFYRGQAEIIKKAEGSGIGLYLTRKIVEEQGGGIMVTSKEGQGSKFTLLFT; encoded by the coding sequence ATGATTCTTAGAAAAGAACCCGCTATAAAAAAAGCCTTTATTATTCTAGTCGTAGGTATTACTTTTATTACTTTAATGATAATTTTAAATAATTATTTCTTTATCAGTCAATTTGAAAATGGAGGGATAAAGATAAGTGAAGGTCCTGGGAGTCAATTTTTATGGAGAAGTATTGTCCCCATGCTTTTGGTTATTGCATTAAATGTTATTTTATTTATATATGTACTGAAACAGATCATAAATAAATTAGAAAAGATGTCCCTAGCCATTGATAGAATTATGGATGGGGATTTTTCCATTATTTCAAATGTGGACCAGGAAGGTATTCTATCTAGGCTGGAATCTCAATTTTATCAAATGTCTAGAAGAGTACAATTAAGCATGGACAATATCAATACGGAAAAAGAAAAGGTAAAATCCCTAGTTACCGATATTTCTCACCAAATCAGAACCCCCTTGGCTTCCATAAAGATATTTAACTCCCTATTAATTCAAGGAGGATTAGAAAAACAAGAGGAAGAGGAATTTTTTAAAAGAACAGAAAATGAAGTGGATAAGCTGGAATGGTTGGCCAATTCCCTAGTTAAAATATCCACCATGGAATCAGGTATTATACAACTTAAAAAAGAGAAAGAGAATATTAAAAAAACTATACTGGAGGCTGTGAATGGGGTTTATCTGGATGCTTTAGAAAAAAACATAGAGATCAACATAAATAACCTAGAAAGCATTTATATAGACCATGACACCAAATGGACCAAAGAGGCCATATTTAATGTTTTGGATAATGCCATTAAGTATACTCCTGAAAATGGACAAGTTCACATTTCCCTGGAAAAATTAGAAACCTATATAAAAATAGATATCCAAGATACGGGGATTGGAATCCCACAAAAAGATAGGGGAAAGATTTTTGAACGATTTTATAGAGGACAGGCAGAAATCATAAAGAAAGCTGAAGGCTCTGGGATAGGGCTATACCTTACTCGGAAAATAGTGGAAGAACAAGGGGGAGGGATTATGGTTACCTCTAAAGAGGGACAGGGAAGCAAATTTACTTTACTCTTCACATGA
- a CDS encoding ABC transporter ATP-binding protein yields the protein MKILETKALKKYYGKESNLVKALNGIDLSIEERQFVAIVGSSGSGKTTLLHMMGGLDKPTDGQVFIDGKDIYKMKDENLAIFRRRKVGFVFQSYNLIPVLNVWENITLPLEFDLKAIDKEFVEELMKTLGIYDKKNALPNQLSGGQQQRVAIARALVTRPSIVLADEPTGNLDSKTSLEVINLLKQSVRKYHQTLVMITHDDKLAQMADKIIRIEDGKLMSKGEDLC from the coding sequence ATGAAAATATTAGAAACCAAGGCATTAAAAAAATATTATGGAAAAGAGTCCAATTTAGTAAAGGCTTTAAATGGAATAGATTTATCCATAGAAGAAAGGCAATTTGTAGCCATTGTAGGTTCCTCTGGCTCTGGGAAAACTACTCTGCTTCATATGATGGGAGGCCTGGATAAACCCACTGATGGACAAGTCTTTATCGATGGGAAGGATATCTACAAAATGAAGGATGAAAATTTAGCCATATTTAGAAGAAGGAAAGTGGGCTTTGTTTTTCAGTCCTATAATTTAATTCCAGTATTAAATGTATGGGAAAATATTACCCTGCCCTTAGAATTTGACTTAAAGGCCATAGATAAAGAGTTTGTGGAAGAACTTATGAAAACCTTAGGGATTTATGATAAGAAAAATGCCCTTCCCAATCAACTATCTGGGGGACAACAACAGAGGGTAGCCATTGCAAGAGCCCTTGTTACTAGACCCTCTATCGTCCTTGCGGATGAACCCACGGGAAATCTGGATTCCAAAACCAGCTTAGAGGTAATCAATCTTTTAAAACAGTCAGTGAGAAAATATCATCAAACCCTAGTCATGATCACCCATGATGACAAACTAGCCCAAATGGCAGACAAAATAATAAGAATTGAAGATGGGAAGTTGATGAGCAAGGGGGAAGACCTTTGCTAA
- a CDS encoding ABC transporter permease encodes MLRYTKIGWKYIKEYKKRSIAMVLSIALSVFLVVTIGSLSESARVLQVEDMRQNVGKNHVFYRGLNKSQVNQIKKETKVKEVTSRFSYDTWKSTNGVKVDISCGDEKILYMLDTEILEGKYPTKSNEIAMEKWVLDRLDLSHELNKAIKLSSKENGEKEFILVGIIKNRLHSQSHDFRDAFMAFDEGKLADGEGSVETLVELQEGLKYKTEATKLGKAIGIKEKEQIELNEMLLEAMGELNAIDWNLVKISLLLTVVGGMVIYSLYSISVLKRVQEYGMMRAICSTKKQILYVILSEICMVYVIGALLGIFTGVFLTYSLKGSAMASLVTEANYRLDIIIISSFAIKLAMLSTFGSILLAGLRGGILANRVTPIEAMNRSTQDKKIKLRVKKSFIERFMTMPQKISYKNMKRNKKVLLFTIIAMAIGSTFFMVQSFQEELNTRSIEALKSIGDKSPWCDFLLNIDMDQPMKEGFSQEELEEIGKLPQVDNISSAQIAYSKLILKKEQLNKANAENYIHFMNKEGFPKPLVGDFSFEGNTKDEVIIRNTVSGLSDKDLEYLRRTFKILQNEEIDTWKMKDEALAVIHIPKTKKNGVPYDEKAKGQYQPVLNVKIGDKIKLSVPKKGYGEGIDNKELLAEHKQYASQYLEKEFTIIGIVEELPDQYRDQSVAGTLIAPYLLISENMFKEISGIDNYRAVRINLKEDTHQQDYKIVKKEIQQLSEQFEDTLFVDAYDYRLEEEKSIVTDDLLKSSIAIILILISGLSIYNNINYNLISRIREHGMMKAIGLTKKQFRRMIRFEGLMYGTVSAIFSCIIALVIELGIFIYKGYIFPLYVWPFPLPIKEFFIEWKSFAIVILINLALGYIATIGPRRQVDKIEITEAIKAVE; translated from the coding sequence TTGCTAAGATATACAAAAATTGGGTGGAAATATATCAAAGAATATAAGAAAAGATCTATTGCCATGGTATTAAGCATTGCCCTTAGTGTCTTTTTGGTAGTGACCATAGGTTCATTATCTGAAAGTGCAAGGGTACTACAAGTGGAGGATATGAGGCAAAATGTAGGTAAAAATCATGTTTTTTATCGAGGGTTAAATAAAAGTCAAGTTAATCAAATCAAGAAGGAAACCAAGGTAAAAGAAGTGACAAGCCGTTTTTCCTATGATACTTGGAAAAGTACAAATGGTGTAAAAGTAGATATTTCATGTGGAGACGAAAAAATTTTATATATGCTAGACACCGAGATCTTAGAGGGGAAATATCCAACTAAGTCCAATGAAATTGCCATGGAGAAATGGGTTTTAGATAGATTGGATTTATCCCATGAGCTAAACAAAGCCATCAAATTATCCTCAAAAGAAAATGGAGAAAAAGAGTTCATCTTGGTGGGGATTATTAAAAATAGACTCCATAGCCAAAGCCATGATTTTCGCGATGCCTTTATGGCCTTTGATGAGGGGAAATTAGCTGATGGTGAAGGTTCTGTAGAGACTTTGGTAGAGCTTCAAGAGGGATTAAAATATAAAACTGAGGCAACAAAATTAGGAAAAGCTATAGGGATTAAAGAAAAAGAACAAATAGAACTCAATGAAATGCTCCTGGAGGCCATGGGAGAACTTAATGCGATAGACTGGAATTTAGTGAAAATTTCTTTACTGCTTACTGTGGTAGGAGGAATGGTTATTTATAGCCTTTATAGTATTTCGGTATTAAAGAGGGTACAGGAATACGGAATGATGAGAGCCATATGCAGCACAAAAAAGCAAATTCTATATGTGATCTTATCAGAAATATGTATGGTATATGTGATAGGTGCGTTATTAGGTATATTTACAGGAGTATTTTTGACCTATTCCCTCAAAGGAAGTGCCATGGCAAGCTTAGTGACAGAGGCAAATTATCGGTTAGATATCATCATTATTTCAAGTTTTGCTATTAAACTAGCGATGTTATCCACCTTCGGTTCTATACTCTTGGCGGGATTAAGGGGAGGCATTTTAGCCAATCGAGTAACTCCTATAGAAGCCATGAATAGAAGTACCCAAGATAAGAAGATCAAATTAAGGGTAAAGAAAAGTTTTATTGAAAGATTTATGACCATGCCCCAAAAAATATCCTATAAAAATATGAAAAGAAATAAAAAAGTTTTACTCTTTACCATAATCGCCATGGCCATAGGATCTACCTTTTTTATGGTTCAATCCTTTCAAGAGGAGTTAAATACAAGAAGTATAGAGGCATTGAAAAGCATTGGAGATAAATCCCCCTGGTGTGATTTTCTTTTGAATATCGATATGGATCAGCCCATGAAGGAAGGTTTTAGCCAAGAAGAATTGGAAGAAATCGGAAAACTACCCCAGGTGGACAACATATCCTCTGCACAAATTGCTTATTCAAAACTCATTTTAAAGAAAGAACAGTTAAACAAAGCAAATGCTGAAAACTATATCCATTTCATGAATAAAGAAGGTTTTCCAAAACCCCTTGTAGGAGACTTCTCCTTCGAAGGAAATACCAAAGATGAAGTCATCATCAGAAATACGGTATCTGGATTATCTGATAAAGATTTGGAATATCTAAGGAGAACCTTTAAAATATTGCAAAATGAGGAAATCGATACATGGAAAATGAAAGATGAAGCCCTAGCAGTCATTCATATTCCCAAAACCAAAAAAAATGGAGTTCCCTATGATGAAAAAGCTAAGGGGCAATATCAGCCGGTACTTAATGTGAAAATTGGGGATAAGATTAAATTGTCTGTACCAAAGAAAGGGTATGGTGAAGGTATAGACAATAAGGAACTTTTAGCAGAACATAAACAATATGCTTCTCAATATTTGGAAAAGGAATTTACCATAATAGGGATAGTGGAGGAGTTGCCAGACCAATATAGGGATCAAAGTGTAGCAGGGACTCTAATAGCACCTTACCTATTGATATCAGAAAATATGTTTAAAGAAATATCTGGGATCGACAATTATCGGGCAGTGAGGATAAACTTAAAAGAGGATACCCATCAACAAGATTATAAAATAGTTAAAAAAGAAATTCAGCAATTGTCAGAGCAATTCGAGGATACCTTATTCGTGGATGCTTATGATTATCGACTGGAAGAAGAAAAGTCTATCGTCACCGATGATCTGCTCAAAAGCTCCATAGCCATTATCTTAATTCTCATTAGTGGGCTAAGTATATATAACAACATTAATTATAATCTCATCTCCAGAATAAGAGAGCATGGGATGATGAAAGCTATAGGACTCACGAAAAAACAATTTAGGAGAATGATAAGGTTTGAGGGATTGATGTATGGAACTGTATCGGCTATATTCTCCTGTATCATCGCCCTAGTGATTGAATTAGGTATTTTTATCTATAAAGGATATATCTTTCCTCTCTATGTGTGGCCTTTTCCATTACCTATAAAAGAATTTTTCATCGAATGGAAATCCTTTGCCATAGTCATTTTGATTAACTTAGCCCTAGGCTATATCGCCACAATAGGCCCTAGAAGGCAAGTGGATAAAATAGAAATAACAGAAGCCATAAAAGCTGTTGAATAG
- a CDS encoding sigma-54 interaction domain-containing protein → MYTYNKSIPSLKEKSGDQNKEIERMRFICKQLDAVIENSYDGIYITDGNANTILVNKSYEEITGVKGKDMLERNMKDIVKEGIISQSGTLLVLGKKKPVTIEQTFKNGKTVLVSSNPVFDEKNNINMVVTNVRDITKLNELTEKLVRNEEITKRYHSEIESIKSQARRYSKIITEDKNMLEIIRRAKKVASMNLTTLLLGESGVGKEVIARYIYENGNRRDKYFLKVNCGAIPVNLIESQLFGYEKGAFSGADKRGKMGIFETANGGTVFLDEIGELSLDMQVKFLRVLQENEIVRVGGTKPVKIDVRIIAATNKNLQDMVKRKLFREDLYYRLNVVPLNIPPLRERPKDIPLLIEHFLNQLNLKLGFNKKIDENVIKILTKYNWPGNIRELKNIITRLVAMSNSDLITPRDLPVEMDLSLTMPQVEFSTCGINLDKLIKQYEKNIMDRAYEKFNNVRDAANYLGMHPSTFVRKRKRYNCI, encoded by the coding sequence ATGTATACATATAATAAGAGTATACCTTCATTAAAGGAAAAAAGTGGGGACCAAAATAAAGAGATAGAAAGAATGAGATTTATATGTAAACAGCTTGATGCAGTTATTGAAAATTCCTATGATGGAATTTACATAACTGATGGAAATGCCAACACAATTTTAGTCAATAAATCCTATGAAGAAATAACCGGTGTTAAAGGGAAAGATATGCTAGAAAGAAATATGAAAGACATCGTAAAAGAGGGCATCATTTCTCAATCAGGAACATTATTAGTATTAGGAAAAAAGAAGCCTGTGACAATAGAACAAACCTTTAAAAATGGCAAAACGGTATTAGTATCTTCTAATCCAGTATTTGATGAAAAAAATAATATTAATATGGTCGTGACCAATGTTCGGGATATCACTAAATTAAATGAATTGACAGAAAAACTTGTTAGGAATGAGGAAATAACAAAAAGGTATCATTCTGAAATTGAGTCAATTAAATCACAAGCCCGTAGATATTCAAAAATAATTACCGAAGATAAAAATATGTTAGAAATAATAAGAAGAGCCAAAAAGGTTGCATCTATGAATTTAACAACTCTATTATTGGGGGAATCTGGGGTTGGTAAAGAAGTTATAGCGAGATATATATATGAAAATGGGAATCGACGAGACAAGTATTTTTTAAAAGTAAACTGTGGAGCCATACCTGTAAATCTTATAGAAAGTCAGTTATTTGGATATGAAAAGGGAGCCTTTAGTGGAGCAGATAAAAGAGGTAAGATGGGTATTTTTGAAACAGCCAATGGAGGAACAGTTTTTTTAGATGAAATAGGAGAACTTTCTTTAGATATGCAAGTTAAATTTTTGCGGGTACTACAAGAAAATGAAATTGTTAGAGTTGGAGGAACAAAGCCCGTCAAAATAGATGTAAGAATCATAGCTGCTACCAATAAAAATCTACAGGATATGGTTAAAAGAAAGCTGTTTAGAGAAGATTTATACTATAGATTAAATGTTGTACCCTTAAATATCCCTCCCCTTAGGGAAAGACCAAAGGATATTCCATTATTAATTGAACATTTTCTGAATCAGCTAAATCTAAAACTTGGATTTAATAAAAAGATAGATGAAAATGTTATTAAAATTCTTACGAAGTATAATTGGCCAGGGAATATAAGAGAGCTTAAAAATATAATTACAAGACTTGTAGCTATGAGTAATTCAGATTTAATAACGCCTAGAGATTTACCCGTTGAAATGGATCTTTCTTTAACCATGCCACAAGTTGAATTTTCAACCTGTGGTATAAATTTAGATAAATTAATCAAACAGTATGAAAAAAATATTATGGATAGAGCCTATGAGAAATTCAATAATGTAAGAGATGCAGCAAATTATTTAGGAATGCATCCATCTACTTTCGTAAGAAAAAGAAAAAGATATAATTGTATTTAA
- a CDS encoding 4-hydroxyphenylacetate 3-hydroxylase family protein — protein MALMTGEQYEESLRKLNLQVYMFGEKVENVVDNPILRPSMNSVKMTYELAQQPEYEDLMTTTSAITGNKINRFNTIHMSTEDLVKKVKMQRLLGQKTASCFQRCVGMDAFNAEYSTTYETDKKYGTEYHKRFKEFMRFVEENDYTVDGAMTDPKGDRGLPPSKQADPDLYLRVVERREDGVVVRGAKCHQTGMTNSHEVLVMPTQAMKPEDKDYAISFAVPTDTEGIIIIVGRQSCDTRKLEENADMDLGNREFGGMEALVVFDDVFVPNERIFLNGETEFAGMLVERFAGYHRQSYGGCKVGVGDVLIGAAALIAEYNGVPRVSHIKDKLIEMTHLNETLYSCGIACSSEGYPTESGNYIIDLLLANVCKQNVTRFPYEIVRLAEDIAGGLMVTAPSEQDLRDEKVGKYVEKYLKGVKSVSTENRLRILRLIENLSLGTAAVGYRTESMHGAGSPQAQRIMISRQGNLEHKKELAKTIANIKE, from the coding sequence ATGGCTTTGATGACAGGAGAGCAATACGAAGAGAGTTTAAGAAAATTAAACTTACAGGTTTATATGTTTGGTGAAAAAGTAGAAAATGTTGTAGACAATCCAATATTACGTCCTTCTATGAATTCAGTGAAAATGACCTATGAATTAGCTCAACAACCAGAGTATGAGGATCTAATGACAACCACATCGGCAATTACTGGCAATAAAATTAATCGCTTTAATACTATTCATATGAGTACTGAGGATTTAGTCAAAAAAGTAAAAATGCAGAGACTACTAGGGCAAAAAACAGCTTCATGTTTTCAAAGATGTGTTGGAATGGATGCCTTTAATGCCGAGTACAGTACTACCTATGAAACCGATAAAAAATATGGAACGGAATATCACAAAAGATTTAAAGAATTTATGAGGTTTGTAGAGGAAAATGATTATACTGTAGATGGCGCAATGACAGATCCAAAGGGGGATAGAGGATTACCCCCAAGCAAACAAGCAGACCCAGATCTATATCTAAGAGTTGTGGAAAGAAGAGAGGATGGAGTGGTTGTCAGAGGAGCAAAATGTCACCAAACCGGCATGACAAACTCTCATGAGGTCTTAGTTATGCCTACCCAAGCCATGAAGCCCGAAGATAAAGATTATGCCATTTCTTTTGCAGTACCAACAGATACAGAAGGCATTATTATTATTGTTGGTCGTCAATCCTGTGATACGAGAAAACTAGAAGAAAATGCAGATATGGACTTAGGAAACAGAGAATTTGGTGGAATGGAAGCACTGGTTGTCTTTGATGATGTTTTTGTTCCCAATGAAAGAATTTTCTTAAATGGTGAAACAGAATTTGCAGGGATGTTAGTAGAAAGATTTGCTGGTTATCATAGACAAAGTTATGGTGGGTGTAAGGTAGGGGTAGGAGATGTTTTAATCGGCGCCGCTGCTCTTATAGCAGAATATAACGGAGTACCTAGGGTTTCCCATATTAAGGATAAATTAATTGAAATGACCCACTTAAATGAAACATTATATTCTTGCGGAATAGCTTGTTCATCAGAAGGGTATCCAACAGAATCAGGAAATTATATTATAGATCTTTTACTTGCCAATGTATGCAAGCAAAATGTGACTAGATTCCCCTATGAAATTGTAAGATTGGCTGAGGATATCGCAGGAGGACTTATGGTCACCGCACCTTCTGAGCAGGATTTAAGAGATGAAAAAGTTGGAAAATACGTAGAGAAATACTTAAAGGGTGTAAAATCAGTGTCAACAGAAAATCGCTTAAGAATTCTACGATTAATAGAAAACTTATCCTTAGGAACAGCAGCTGTAGGCTATAGAACTGAGTCAATGCATGGTGCTGGTTCACCTCAAGCCCAAAGAATTATGATTTCTAGACAAGGAAACCTAGAGCATAAGAAAGAATTAGCAAAAACAATAGCCAATATTAAAGAATAG
- a CDS encoding NifU family protein, with protein MLNKIEEVIKKEIRPYLLSHYGDMEVVSYHNGTLYVRLLGHCQNCPSAELTAQDIIESKLKEYIPEIKEVILNKDISEDLYTLAKEILNKKSRSKDEYMS; from the coding sequence ATGTTAAATAAAATTGAAGAGGTAATTAAAAAAGAAATAAGACCTTACTTATTAAGCCATTACGGAGATATGGAGGTAGTATCTTATCATAATGGAACCCTTTACGTGAGGCTATTGGGGCATTGCCAAAATTGTCCATCTGCTGAATTGACGGCTCAAGATATCATTGAAAGTAAATTAAAAGAATATATTCCAGAGATTAAAGAGGTTATTTTAAATAAGGATATAAGCGAAGATTTATATACATTGGCAAAGGAAATATTAAATAAAAAAAGCAGGAGTAAAGATGAATATATGTCTTAA